One stretch of Rosistilla oblonga DNA includes these proteins:
- a CDS encoding DEAD/DEAH box helicase: protein MNTVANQTIIDRIADAITAMEGSQLHHDPAVQEPTKGVFCPSESLKLHPDAMQLIRSRFPDGLYRHQHEAVARILAGDNTVVATRTSSGKSLIFSLPILNELCSNSDSTSLFLYPQKALANDQLLKLREFAELTTSVAKLVGDRPHFISRYDGATPQADRPQIRDEAQAILTNPDMLHYAMLQYHDSHWARFFANLKHVVIDECHEYRGIFGTNVAHILRRLRQVCKVHGSEPTFIATSATIHEPQSHMERLTGVDFSCVGSDIDGSRQGRRKFWMTSSDDHFYDYGRKLAFKLADEGLTVLAFCPGRMAAERMMARLLSHHDNDLPFVRVYRAGLSAMEREEIEHGLRDKSVRLVFSTSALELGIDIGEVDAVVCIGLPNSMMSLWQRAGRAARAGKDGGIVLIPGDTPIDTYYSNHPEELFAKDNEPLVLNTSNRRVVCQHYACATAEVGGDEDNLDAAVLGEDVAAVQIVRSEGKLDSDVFYRSEPHQHVNIRSIGEGNYKLVFGKDDDSIGEIDEFHLLREAYRNAIYRHGGKAYRVKDVIRGKKKVLLEREYLWNETRAFINKKIKLKRRHKIADYDNVMLATVDINVTEFLVSVTEKDRSGKIVNSWSGNMGMPTHTLPTEATLLRMRKPLWDEITAKLGTQVARTALQSCERLLWGLFPAVSGPCDKQDFSSASEVDADGSASIYLYDMVYDGVGLTTVACDRMHELIDKAIERLDQCACDTDGGCFRCIANPLSNESTSKQAARVVLNRLCDELAGTCTMTENETESPLDDGPATKPCAACETPVKIGDRFCSNCGEKQES, encoded by the coding sequence ATGAATACCGTCGCCAACCAAACCATCATCGACCGAATCGCTGACGCCATCACCGCCATGGAAGGATCGCAACTGCATCACGATCCGGCGGTGCAAGAACCGACGAAAGGCGTTTTCTGCCCATCTGAGTCGTTGAAACTTCACCCAGATGCAATGCAACTGATTCGTTCTCGTTTCCCCGACGGCTTGTATCGCCATCAGCACGAAGCCGTGGCTCGCATCCTTGCCGGTGACAACACTGTCGTGGCGACACGCACCTCCAGTGGCAAATCGTTGATCTTTTCACTGCCAATTTTGAACGAGCTCTGTAGCAACTCTGACTCAACGTCACTGTTCCTGTATCCACAAAAGGCACTCGCCAACGATCAGTTGCTAAAACTGCGAGAGTTTGCTGAGTTGACAACTTCGGTCGCCAAACTCGTCGGCGATCGTCCGCATTTCATCAGTCGATATGACGGAGCGACGCCCCAAGCCGATCGCCCACAGATTCGTGACGAGGCGCAAGCGATCCTCACAAATCCCGATATGCTGCACTACGCCATGTTGCAGTACCACGACTCACATTGGGCACGTTTCTTTGCAAATCTGAAGCACGTCGTCATTGATGAATGCCACGAGTACCGAGGGATCTTCGGCACCAATGTCGCACACATCCTGCGCCGGCTGCGCCAGGTCTGCAAAGTCCACGGCTCCGAGCCAACCTTTATCGCCACCAGTGCGACGATCCACGAACCACAGTCGCACATGGAACGACTGACGGGAGTCGATTTCAGTTGTGTCGGTTCCGATATCGACGGAAGCCGCCAAGGGCGTCGCAAGTTCTGGATGACCAGCAGTGACGATCACTTCTACGACTACGGTCGCAAACTCGCCTTCAAACTCGCTGACGAAGGACTTACCGTCCTGGCTTTCTGTCCCGGGCGAATGGCCGCCGAGCGAATGATGGCTCGCTTGCTATCTCACCATGACAACGATCTTCCATTCGTACGAGTTTATCGAGCGGGACTTTCGGCCATGGAGCGGGAAGAGATCGAACATGGCTTGCGAGACAAGTCTGTCCGCTTGGTCTTTTCCACCAGTGCCCTCGAATTGGGAATCGACATTGGTGAAGTCGACGCCGTTGTCTGCATTGGATTACCGAACAGCATGATGAGCCTGTGGCAACGTGCCGGCCGGGCTGCTCGTGCGGGCAAGGACGGTGGCATCGTATTGATCCCCGGTGACACCCCAATCGACACGTACTACTCAAATCACCCTGAAGAATTGTTCGCCAAAGACAACGAGCCGTTGGTGCTGAACACTTCCAACCGTCGTGTCGTTTGCCAGCACTACGCCTGCGCCACAGCAGAAGTCGGTGGCGACGAGGACAACTTGGATGCAGCCGTGCTCGGCGAGGATGTCGCCGCCGTGCAGATTGTTCGTTCTGAAGGCAAACTCGACTCGGATGTGTTTTACCGCAGCGAGCCGCATCAGCACGTCAACATTCGCAGCATCGGTGAAGGCAACTACAAACTCGTTTTCGGGAAGGACGATGATTCGATCGGCGAGATCGACGAATTCCACCTACTACGCGAGGCTTACCGAAATGCAATTTATCGCCACGGTGGCAAAGCGTATCGGGTCAAAGACGTGATCCGGGGAAAGAAAAAAGTGTTGCTCGAACGGGAATACTTGTGGAACGAGACCCGAGCCTTCATCAACAAGAAGATCAAACTGAAACGGCGTCACAAGATTGCAGATTACGATAACGTGATGCTGGCAACCGTTGACATCAACGTGACGGAGTTTCTGGTCAGCGTGACCGAGAAGGACCGCAGTGGCAAGATCGTCAATTCCTGGAGCGGTAACATGGGAATGCCGACGCACACTTTGCCTACCGAAGCGACGCTGCTGCGCATGCGTAAACCACTTTGGGACGAGATCACCGCCAAGCTCGGAACCCAAGTCGCTCGTACCGCATTGCAGTCTTGTGAACGGTTGCTGTGGGGACTGTTCCCCGCTGTCTCCGGTCCCTGCGACAAGCAAGACTTCTCGTCGGCTTCGGAAGTCGACGCTGACGGCTCCGCATCGATCTATCTGTACGACATGGTCTACGACGGAGTCGGCTTGACCACTGTTGCCTGCGATCGAATGCACGAACTGATCGACAAGGCCATCGAACGGCTTGATCAGTGTGCTTGTGACACTGACGGCGGTTGCTTCCGATGCATCGCTAATCCGCTGTCAAACGAATCGACCAGCAAACAGGCCGCGCGAGTCGTTCTGAATCGGCTGTGTGACGAGCTTGCTGGCACCTGCACGATGACGGAGAACGAAACGGAATCGCCACTGGACGATGGTCCAGCGACGAAGCCGTGTGCCGCATGCGAAACGCCGGTGAAGATCGGTGACCGCTTCTGCAGTAACTGTGGTGAAAAACAGGAAAGCTGA